A section of the Oncorhynchus nerka isolate Pitt River linkage group LG3, Oner_Uvic_2.0, whole genome shotgun sequence genome encodes:
- the LOC115115332 gene encoding glucagon-1-like — translation MKSTHSFAGLLLLIIVQSSWQIPQESTEDNSSLLTEDSMFSEPRELSNMKRHSEGTFSNDYSKYLESRRAQDFVQWLMNSKRSGGPIKRHAEGTYTSDVSSYLQDQAAKEFVSWLKNGRGRRE, via the exons ATGAAAAGCACCCACTCTTTCGCTGGACTTCTGCTCTTGATCATTGTTCAGAGCAGCTGGCAGATCCCGCAGGAGAGCACAGAGGACAACTCTAG cctgttgacagaggacTCCATGTTCAGTGAGCCAAGGGAGCTTTCAAACATGAAGAGACATTCAGAGGGAACCTTCTCTAACGACTACAGTAAATATCTTGAGTCGAGACGAGCACAAGACTTTGTCCAGTGGCTAATGAACTCCAAGAGAAGTGG TGGTCCCATCAAACGGCATGCAGAGGGTACCTACACCAGCGACGTGAGCTCCTACCTGCAGGACCAGGCAGCCAAGGAGTTTGTGTCCTGGCTGAAGAATGGCCGAGGCAGACGAGAATAG
- the LOC115108541 gene encoding sodium-driven chloride bicarbonate exchanger-like, translated as MHSAGGLDPNSRFYSLKRNDEEAVVDRGGTRSMLKTNFEKEELEGHRTLYIGVHVPLGRKSHRRHRHHGHRHRKRSRERDSGVEDGRESPTYNTPSQRVQFLLGTEDDDEEHIPHDLFTELDEICLKDGEEAEWRETARWLKFEEDVEDGGERWSKPYVATLSLHSLFELRSCILNGVVLLDMRANSVEEVADMVLDQQETTGPLGDEVRKKVRETLLKTHHHQNQKKLANRIPIVRSFADIGKKQSEPHSMDKNGQVISPQTSLPVPNDGKAEVSRENSAVDFSKIDLHFMKKIPPGAEASNVLVGEAEFLDKPVVAFVRLSPAVMLNGLAEVPIVTRFLFILLGPLGKGPQYHEIGRSIATLMTDEVFHDVAYKAKDRTDLIAGIDEFLDQVTVLPPGEWDPSIRIEPPKNVPSQEKRRSAAQCGTDPGDEEEEDEGHGGPELQRTGRFCGGLLLDIKRKAPHYLSDYTDALSLQCLASFLFLYCACMSPVITFGGLLGEATEGRISAIESLFGASMTGIAYSLFAGQPLTILGSTGPVLVFEKILYKFCKEYGLSYLSLRTCIGLWTAFLCLVLVATDASSLVCYITRFTEEAFASLICIIFIYEALEKLIHLGEHYPINMNNNLDKLTQYSCSCVEPPDPSNATIQYWEQNNVTASEVYWEALEVKDCMEKRGEFVGSACGPHGPYIPDVLFWSVVLFFSTVFMSAFLKEFKFSRYFPTKLRAVISDFAVFITIFTMVLVDYALGVPSPKLKVPSVFKPTRDDRGWLISPLGGNPWWTTIVTVIPALLCTILIFMDQQITAVIINRKEHKLKKGCGYHLDLFVVGVMLGVCSIMGLPWFVAATVLSISHVNSLKLESECSAPGEQPKFLGIREQRFTGLMIFLLMGCSVFMTSVLKYIPMPVLYGVFLYMGASSLRGIQLFDRLKLFGMPAKHQPDFIYLRHVPLRKVHLFTIIQLSCLVMLWVIKTSNYAIVFPMMVLALVFIRKLMDCFFTKREMSWLDDLMPESKKKKLEDAEEEEEEQSILGEEDGVVQVPLEGYQKSESALNITDEMSRGSFGNTWNVNSDNSKKELDSKSSLISS; from the exons AGAAATGATGAAGAGGCTGTGGTGGACAGAGGTGGAACCCGGTCCATGCTGAAAACCAACTTTGAAAAGGAGGAACTCGAAG GTCACAGGACACTCTACATCGGGGTACATGTCCCCCTGGGAAGGAAGAGCCATCGGAGGCATCGGCATCATGGACATAGACACAGGAAGAGGAGCAGGGAGCGGGACTCTGGAGTGGAGGATGGAAGAGAGTCTCCCACATACA ACACGCCATCCCAGAGAGTGCAGTTCCTCCTGGGCACAGAGGATGACGACGAGGAGCACATCCCCCATGACCTCTTCACTGAGCTGGACGAGATCTGCCTGAAAGACGGAGAGGAAGCAGAGTGGAGGGAAACCGCCAG GTGGCTGAAGtttgaggaggatgtggaggatggaggggagcgCTGGAGTAAGCCCTACGTGGCCACGCTGTCCCTGCACAGCCTGTTCGAGCTGCGCAGCTGCATCCTCAATGGCGTCGTGCTGCTCGACATGAGGGCCAACTCCGTGGAGGAGGTAGCAG ACATGGTGTTGGACCAGCAGGAGACCACAGGTCCACTGGGGGACGAGGTGAGGAAGAAGGTGAGAGAGACCCTCCTCAAAACGCACCATCACCAGAACCAGAAGAAGTTGGCCAATCGCATCCCCATTGTCCGCTCCTTCGCTGACATTGGCAAGAAGCAGTCCGAGCCCCACTCCATGGACAAGAACG GTCAGGTGATTTCTCCCCAGACCTCTCTGCCCGTCCCCAATGATGGCAAAGCTGAAGTGAGCAGAGAGAACAGCGCTGTGGACTTCAGTAAG ATAGACCTCCATTTCATGAAGAAGATTCCGCCGGGAGCGGAAGCGTCCAACGTGTTGGTGGGTGAGGCGGAGTTCCTAGACAAACCTGTGGTGGCGTTCGTACGTCTCTCACCTGCGGTCATGCTCAACGGGCTGGCTGAGGTCCCCATCGTCACCAG GTTCTTGTTCATTCTGCTGGGGCCTCTTGGGAAAGGGCCACAGTACCATGAGATTGGCCGATCCATTGCAACTCTCATGACAGACGAG GTTTTCCATGATGTCGCCTACAAAGCGAAGGACCGCACTGATCTGATTGCTGGAATCGATGAGTTCCTTGACCAAGTGACTGTCCTGCCACCGGGGGAGTGGGATCCCTCTATAAGAATAGAGCCACCAAAAAACGTACCGTCTCAA gagaagaggaggagtgcaGCGCAGTGCGGCACAGACCcaggggatgaagaggaggaggacgagggacATGGGGGTCCGGAGCTGCAGCGGACAGGACG ATTCTGTGGTGGTCTCCTGTTGGACATCAAACGCAAGGCGCCGCACTACCTGTCTGACTACACAGACGCTCTCAGCCTGCAGTGCTTggcctccttcctcttcctgtacTGTGCATGCATGTCGCCTGTCATCACGTTCGGGGGCCTACTCGGAGAGGCAACAGAAGGACGCATA AGTGCAATCGAATCGCTTTTTGGCGCCTCAATGACGGGAATAGCCTATTCCCTGTTTGCTGGCCAGCCACTCACCATTTTGGGCAGCACAGGGCCTGTACTGGTGTTTGAGAAGATATTGTACAAATTCTGCAA GGAGTATGGTTTATCCTACCTCTCACTGAGAACCTGTATAGGGCTGTGGACAGCGTTCCTCTGCCTGGTCCTAGTGGCCACAGATGCCAGCTCCCTGGTCTGTTACATCACCCGCTTCACAGAGGAGGCCTTCGCCTCGCTCATCTGCATCATCTTCATCTACGAGGCCTTGGAGAAGCTCATCCACCTGGGGGAACACTACCCCATCAACATGAACAACAACCTGGACAAACTCACACAGTACTC GTGTTCTTGTGTTGAACCTCCGGATCCAAGCAATGCCACCATACAGTACTGGGAGCAGAACAACGTCACTGCTTCTGAGGTCTACTGGGAGGCACTCGAGGTTAAG GACTGcatggagaaaagaggagagtttGTGGGCAGTGCCTGTGGCCCTCACGGACCCTATATTCCAGATGTTCTCTTCTGGTCCGTGGTTCTCTTCTTCTCCACTGTCTTCATGTCAGCGTTCCTAAAGGAGTTCAAGTTCAGCCGTTACTTCCCCACCAAG TTGAGAGCCGTCATCAGTGACTTTGCTGTGTTCATCACCATCTTTACCATGGTCCTGGTGGACTATGCCTTAGGGGTCCCATCTCCAAAACTAAAAGTCCCCAGTGTGTTCAAG CCGACCAGAGATGACCGTGGTTGGTTGATCAGCCCGTTAGGCGGCAACCCTTGGTGGACCACCATCGTGACAGTgatccctgctctgctctgcaccatCCTCATCTTCATGGACCAGCAGATCACCGCGGTCATCATCAACAGGAAGGAGCACAAACTAAAG AAAGGCTGCGGGTACCATTTGGACTTGTTCGTGGTGGGTGTCATGCTGGGGGTATGTTCCATCATGGGTTTGCCCTGGTTCGTGGCTGCCAccgttctctccatctcccacgtCAACAGTCTGAAGCTGGAGTCGGAGTGCTCGGCCCCCGGGGAACAACCCAAGTTCCTGGGCATCCGCGAGCAGCGCTTCACTGGCCTCATGATCTTCCTACTCATGGGCTGCTCGGTGTTCATGACCTCTGTGCTCAAG TACATTCCCATGCCTGTGTTGTATGGAGTATTCCTATACATGGGAGCATCTTCGCTCAGAGGAATACAG TTGTTTGACCGTCTGAAGCTGTTTGGCATGCCAGCCAAGCACCAGCCTGACTTCATCTACCTGAGACACGTTCCCCTGCGGAAGGTCCATCTCTTCACCATCATCCAGCTCAGCTGCCTGGTCATGCTCTGGGTCATCAAGACCTCCAATTATGCCATCGTCTTCCCCATGATG GTGTTGGCGCTGGTGTTCATTCGGAAATTGATGGATTGCTTCTTCACCAAGAGAGAGATGAGCTGGCTGGATGATCTAATGCCAGAGAGTAAGAAGAAGAAACTGGAGGATGCTGAAGAAGAG GAGGAGGAGCAAAGTATTTTGGGAGAGGAAGATGGAGTAGTGCAGGTGCCGTTAGAAGGATATCAAAA GAGTGAATCTGCACTCAACATCACTGATGAAATGTCCAGAGGCTCTTTTGGAAACACGTGGAATGTCAACTCTGACAACTCTAAAAAAGAGCTAGACTCAAAAAG TTCCCTCATATCCTCATAG